Proteins found in one Candidatus Binatia bacterium genomic segment:
- a CDS encoding integration host factor subunit alpha, with protein sequence MTKAEIVEHIYERVGFSKKEAAEVVESIFEVIKARLEQGEKVKISGFGNFVINEKRPRKGRNPQTGDEIVISGRRVLSFKPSQVLKRTINADEAHP encoded by the coding sequence ATGACCAAAGCCGAAATCGTCGAGCACATCTACGAGCGCGTCGGGTTCTCCAAGAAAGAAGCCGCCGAGGTCGTCGAATCGATCTTCGAAGTGATCAAGGCCCGCCTCGAGCAGGGCGAGAAGGTCAAGATCTCCGGCTTCGGCAACTTCGTCATCAACGAGAAGAGACCGCGCAAGGGTCGCAATCCCCAGACCGGCGACGAGATCGTGATCTCGGGTCGCCGCGTCCTTTCGTTCAAGCCGAGCCAGGTTCTCAAGCGGACGATCAACGCCGACGAGGCACATCCGTGA